A region of the Blattabacterium cuenoti genome:
TTTCAACCATATAAAGAACAATATAATGATTTATTTAGTAGTCATTCGGTAAATTACTATAACGTATATAGTGCTTCAGAAGGGTTTTTTGCAGTACAAGATCAAAAAAACGTAGAAGATCTTTTACTTTTATTAGATCATGGAATTTTTTATGAATTTATTCCTATGGAAGAAATCCATAATCCTTATCCAAAAATAATTCCTATTGAAAAAGTGGAATTAAAAACGAATTATGCCCTAGTGGTTTCTACAAATGCTGGACTTTGGAGATATATAGTTGGAGATACTATTAAATTTACCAGTTTATCTCCGTACAGAATTTCTATTTCTGGAAGGACCAAGCACTATATTAATACTTTTGGAGAAGAATTAATCATAGAAAATGCAGAAAAAGCTTTAAATATAACTTGCCAAAAAACAGATTCTATCATTCATGAATATACAGCTGGTCCTATTTATATGAATCAAAAAAATTCTGGTGCTCATGAATGGATTATCGAATTCAAAAAACCACCAAGAGATTTATGTTATTTTCGGGATATTTTGGATAAAGAATTAAAGTTCTTGAATTCTGATTATGAAACTAAAAGATATAAAAACATGATATTACGTCCTCCGGTAATATTCGTGGCTAGAAATGGATTATTTTACGATTGGTTAAAAAAAAACAGAAAACTAGGTGGTCAAAATAAAATCCCCCGTCTATCCAATGACAGAAAATATATAGATTCTCTGCTAAACATGAAATAATAGAATATAAAAAAAACATATTAGAAAAATGTTTTTAACTTTATTCTCAGAATAATAAAGATTATATGTATGTATTTGAATGCAGAGAAAAAAAAAGAAATATTTCAAACTTATGGGACTTCCGTTTTCGACACAGGTTCTCCAAAATCTCAAGTAGCTTTATTTACTTATCGTATTAATCATTTAAGTAAACATCTTAAGAATAACCAAAAGGATTTTAATACTGAAAGAGCACTAGTAAGATTAGTAGGAAAAAGAAAAAAATTACTAAAATATATAGAAAAAAAGGATATAAATAGTTATAAAAAAATTATTCAACTCCTAGGATTAAGAAAATGATCATTACATGCATGTGATTTCTTCTATTAATTAATAAATAAGAATTAAGAATAAAATATGCCAGATACACTAAAAGAAATCATATCTTTAGAAGATGGTTTTCCTATTGTTATAGAAACAGGAAAAATAGCTAGACAAGCAGATGGGGCAGCTATTGTTCGGTCGAAAAACACCATACTGTTAGCTACTGTAGTAGTTTCTAAAGAAATAAAAAATGAGATTAATTTTTTACCATTAACAATAGATTACAGAGAAAAATATTCTGCAAGTGGTAAAATTCCTGGTGGATTTATAAAAAGAGAAGGAAGACCTTCTGATGAGGAAATTTTGACTATGAGACTAGTTGATCGTGTCTTAAGACCTACTTTTTCAGAATCGTTTCGAAATGAAATACAAATCATGATTTCTCTCTTATCATATGATCAAACAGTTTTGCCAAATGAATTAGCTGGATTAGCCGCTTCCACAGCTTTATCCATAGCTGGGGTCCCATTTAATGGACCTATCTCAGAAATCCGGATTATCCGCATAAATGGAAAATTCATTATAAATCCAAGTTTAGATCAATTAGAAAAAGCAGATATAGATTTAATAGTAGGAGCTTCTGAGCATTCCATTATCATGATAGAAGGAGAAATGAAAGAAATTTCAGAAAAAGAATTTCTACAAGCCATAAATATGGCTCATAACGCTATAAAACCTCAAATAGAGGCTCAAAAAAAATTGGTAAAAAAAATTCCAAAAAATCGTTTTTTTAACTTTCAAGAGAACAATAGGATAATCATAAATCCTTCCTTAGAGAAGGAATTCTTAGAAAAAGAACTTTTTTCTTTTTCTTACGAAAAAATTTATAGAATATATAAAGATTTTTTGGATAAAAAGACTAGGTCTATTCAAGAAAAAATTATTTTAAACAATTTTAAAAAAGAATTATCCATAGAAGAGAGGGAAAAAAATGAAATTTTTATTGATCAATATTATGAAGAGATTAAAAAAAGAGTAGTCAGACATATGATTTTGGAAGAAGGAATTCGACTAGATGGAAGAAAAAACCAACAAATACGTCCCATATGGAGTATGGTGGATTATCTTCCTGGAGTCCATGGTTCCGCTTTATTCTCAAGAGGAGAAACTCAATCGTTAACTACTGTAACATTAGGTTCCTCTTTGGATGCAAATAAGATTGACAATGTTATTATGGAAAACCAGGAAAGATTTTATCTCCATTATAATTTTCCTCCTTTTTCTACAGGAGAAATTCGTCCAATTAGAGGAGTCTCTAGACGTGAAATAGGCCATGGAAATTTAGCACAACGTGCTTTAAAAAATGTAATTCCTGATAATAATCCATATACAATTCGTGTAGTCTCGGATATTTTAGAATCTAATGGGTCTTCTTCTATGGCAACAGTTTGTGCAGCTAGTTTAGCCTTAATGGATGCAGGTATAGCTATTGAAAATCCTGTTTCCGGTATTTCTATGGGGTTATTTACAGATAAAGAAAAAAAAGTGATCTTATCTGATATCATGGGAGAAGAAGACGGATTTGGAGAACTTGATTTTAAAATAACAGGAACAAAAAATGGAATCACAGCATGTCAAATGGATGTAAAAAAAATACAAGGATTGACTAATGATCTTTTAAATCAGATTTTAATGCAAGCTTTAGAAGGTCGTCAGTTTATTCTAAAAAAAATGCTGGAAACTTTACCAAAATATAGAAATCAACAAAAACCGAACGCTCCTAAAATATATACTTTCAATATTCCTAAAGATTTCATAGGATCGGTTATTGGTCCTGGCGGAAAGGTGATTCAAGAAATACAATCTTGTACAGATACTAGTATCCTTATTGAAGAAAAAGGAGATATGGGGGCTATTGAAATTATAGGAAAAGATTATAAAAAAATGAAAAAAGCCATTAATAGAATTAAAGAAATTACTTTCGTTCCTGAAATTGGAAAGGTTTATAAAGCAAAGGTCAAGTCCATAAAAGATTTTGGAGCTTTTGTAGAGATCTCTAAAGGAGTGGAAGGTCTATTGCATATTTCTGAAATAGGATGGAAAAGATTAAATAATATAGAAGATGAATTGCACATTGGAGATATTATTGAAGTAAAATTTATGGGAATTGATGATAAAAATAAAAAAATAAAACTTTCTAGAAAAGTGCTTTTACCTCGTTCAAAGAATTAAAAATAAGAAAAATACATGAGACAACTTAAAATTACTAAACAAGTAACAAATCGTGAATCTGAATCATTAGATAAATACCTTCATGAAATAGGAAAAATTCCCCTATTGACCCCTGAAGAAGAAGTTGAATACGCTCGTAGAGCAAGAGAAGGCGACTCATCTGCTATAGAAAAACTTGTTAATGCAAATTTACGTTTTGTAGTTTCTGTTGCTAAACAGTATCAAAATCAAGGATTAAGTTTATGTGATTTAATTAATGAAGGAAATTTAGGTTTAATAAAAGGAATTTTACGTTTTGATGAGACTAGAGGATTTAAATGTATTTCTTATGTGGTTTGGTGGATTAGGCAAGCTATTTTACAAGCCATAGCAGAACAGTCCCGTTCGATTCGTCAACCTACAAATAAATTAGCTTTATTGAATAAAATACTAAAAACTCTAGCTCAATTAGAACAAGAACTTCAAAGAACGCCTTCTGCAAGAGAAATAGCAGAACATTTAGATATGAATGAAAAAGATGTGGAGGAATCTATCAAAAATTCAGGAAGACATGTCTCTATGGATGCTCCTTTAATAGATGGGGAGGATTCTAATTTGTATGATTTGGTAAGGTCAGATGAATCTCCTCGCCCAGATGAACATTTAGAAAGAGAATCTCTTCGCAAAGATATCAAAAGAATTTTGGAAACCTTAAGCGAAAGAGAACGTCGTGTGATCATATTACATTTTGGATTAAATGGGTCTCCACCTATGACTCTGGAAGAAGTTGGACAATCTTGCGATTTAACCAGAGAACGGGTAAGACAAATTGAGAGTATAGCTTTAAAAAGATTGAAACATTCTTCTAGAAGCAAAATCCTAAAACCTTATTTAGGATAATAATCCATGAGACCTCGAAGGGATTCGAACCCATAACCTTCTGATCCGTAGTCAGATGCTCTATCCTATTAAGCTACGAGGCCTAACCCATATAAATATATTAAGATTGAATAATTTTCAAAAATTTTTCTATTTCTAGTGAAGAATTTCCTACAAGACCTCCATCTATATCTTCTTGAGAAAAAAGATTTCTTGCATTGAAATCGTTTATACTTCCTCCATATAAAATAGACATTTTTTTGGAAACTTTTTCTCCATATTTATCTAGGAATAAAGATCGAATATATCGATGCATGGTTTGAGCTTCTTCAGAAGTTGCTGTTTTTCCGGTTCCGATGGCCCATATAGGTTCATATGCTATGATAAAATAGCTAATTTCTTCTAAAGAAGAACAATGAAATACAGTTTCTTCTAATTGTTTTTTGACAATCAAAAATTGTTCGTTTTTTTCTCTTTCCAAAGCAGTTTCTCCGATACAAAAAATAATATGAAAACTATATTTTAATGCTATTTTAATTTTTTTTAGTAATATATCATTTGTTTCATAAAAATATTTTCTTCGCTCACTATGTCCTAATATCACTTTATGAATTCCTATGGATTTTAACATGGAAGCAGATACTTCTCCAGTATAAGATCCATTTTCCATTAGACAAATATTTTGTGCTGCAAGACTCAAAGAACTTCCCTGCAATATTTGATTTGAAATATGCAAGAAAGGAAAAGATGGAGCGATAATTATTTTCTTTTTGTTATTGATTTTTTTTTCAAAAAAAATTTTTAATAAATTTCTGAGAAAAGAAGTGGTCTCATAGAAATCATGATTCATTTTCCAATTCGCAATTACAATTTTNNNNNNNNNNNNNNNNNNNNNNNNNNNNNNNNNNNNNNNNNNNNNNNNNNNNNNNNNNNNNNNNNNNNNNNNNNNNNNNNNNNNNNNNNNNNNNNNNNNNNNNNNNNNNNNNNNNNNNNNNNNNNNNNNNNNNNNNNNNNNNNNNNNNNNNNNNNNNNNNNNNNNNNNNNNNNNNNNNNNNNNNNNNNNNNNNNNNNNNNNNNNNNNNNNNNNNNNNNNNNNNNNNNNNNNNNNNNNNNNNNNNNNNNNNNNNNNNNNNNNNNNNNNNNNNNNNNNTTTAAACAGATATTTTCTAATTTTTTGTATAAAATTTTTGTTTTTTTTTGTTTCAAATACAAAATTTCTTCTAATAAATTTTCTATTGAAATACTTTCCTTTTGGTTATTATCATCATATAACTCTTTAATTTTAGAAAATTTTTGAATATAAATGTTCATGACTTCAGAATGAGAAACCTTTTTTTTAAAATCAATATTTAATTTTATTAATGTAATTATAATATAATTAATTACATCGATAAATGTATCGATAACTTTCTCTTCTTCTACTTCTTGAAATCCTCTTTCTTGAATATTTTGAATACGAACTACTTTAATGAAAATTTGATCTATTATAGAAGATATTTTTATTTTTTTCCATGAAAGATCATAAATTTTTAATTTTTCTTTAAATAATTCTTCACATTTTTTCATGAGAAAATCAATAGAAATATGATTCATATCATTTAATTTTATATATGGATATAGGTGTAAAAATAATTTTTTAATGACAATTAATTGTGGAGGAACCTTATTGTGTTTTAAAGAACCAAAAATTATGGGGATAGTTAATTTAACTCCTGATTCTTTTTATGATGGAGGAAAGTTTAAATCCGAACTTCATATGCTACGACATGTAGAAAATCTATTACAAGAAGGATCTGATTTTATAGATGTGGGAGGTTGTTCCACTCGTCCATGGTCTAAATTTTCTACAGAAGAAGAAGAAATCAAGAGGGTTATTCCGTCTATTCGTTCTATACTAAAAACATTTCCAAATACTAGAATATCTATAGATACTTTCCGTAGTAAAGTGGCTAGAATTGCTGTAGAAGAAGGCGTTTTAATTATAAATGATGTTTCTGGAGGAAATCTAGATAAAAAAATGTTTTCCGTGTTATCGGAATTTAGGATTCCATATGTATTATGTCATATGAAGGGGATCCCTTTTAATATGCAAAAAAAACCATGTTATCAGAATCCAATCATAGAAATAAACAATTTTTTTTCTCGAAAAATTGCTCTTTTAAAAAAATATGGGATCAATGATATAATTCTAGATCCTGGTTTTGGTTTTGGAAAAACATTACAACAAAATTTTCAATTATTAAAACATTTATCTTTGCTAGGATTTGGAGATTACCTAATTTTAGTAGGTGTTTCTAGAAAATCTATGATTCAAAAAGTTCTAAGTATTTCTTCCGAAGAATCTTTAAATTCTACTTCGATCATCCATACTATAGCTCTCTTGAAAAAAGCTAATTTTTTACGTGTCCATGATGTAAAAGAAGCTGTAGAATGTATCAAACTGGTGCAGTATTATAATAGGAATAGAATATAGTATATTATTTTTGTATGAATCCGTTTTTTCATTATTATATTTTTTGAAAATTTCTTTCATTGATATTTTAGATGTTTTTCTAGTAGCCCTGATTTTTTTACAAATATATAGACTTGTTTATAACACAGCGGCTTTAAATATTTTTTACGGAATTATTGCGACTTTTGTTTTCTGGAAAATAGTCGAAGCATATGAAATGAAATACCTAAGTATAGTAATGAGTGCTTTTTTTAAAGGAGGTTTTTTAGCTTTAATTATTCTATTTCAACCAGAAATAAGAAAATTTCTTCTCATAGTTGGGAGCAGAATTTTTTTTAAAAAATTTATTATTTCTCTTTTTAGAAAATCCGGTGTTTCTGTGAAAACAGAAACAATAGATAGTATCGTAAAAACTTGTGCTATTTTATCAGGAGATAAAACAGGAGTATTAATTGTTATTCAAATGCATCAAGATATAAAAGAATTTATACAGAATGGAGATGAAATGGAAGCGAAAGTGAATATTCCTATTTTAGAAAGCATTTTTTATAAAAATAGCCCATTACATGATGGAGCAGTAGTTGTTATAGGAGATAAAATAGTAAGAACAAGAGCTATCCTTCCCGTTTCTTACAATAAGGAAATTCCATCTCGTTTAGGTCTTCGTCACAGAGCCGCTATTGGTTTATCCGAAAAAACAGATGCCATATGTCTAGTTATTTCCGAAGAAACAGGTTATATTTCTTATATTAAAGATCAAACAAGAACAGTGATTACTAACATTAATAATTTAAAAATGAAGTTGGAAAAAGATATTCTGTAGAATTTTTTTTTCAAAATTCATTTTTTATAAATTAGATCTGTGAAAACACAAGATTTGTATAGATGGTATACTATTTCTTCCGGGATAGAAATAAATAGTAAAAAAGTAAAAAATGGTTCCATTTTTTTTGCTTTAAAAGGAAAAAATTTTGATGGAAATCAATTTGCTCATGAGGCGATTTCAAATGGTGCTATGATAGCCATTGTAGATAATATGAAATATTCTTTTCCTCATAAAAACATTTTTTTTGTCAAAAATGCTTTATTTTCTTTACAGGAGTTGGCTCTCTATCATAGATTAAAACTTAATAGAGTTCCTATTATTGCCATTACAGGAAGTAATGGAAAAACAACGACTAAAGAATTAACAACAGCTATTCTCTCTAAAAAATATAAAGTAATTCATTCTACAAAAAAAAATTTCAATAATCATATAGGAATTCCATTAACCTTGTTATCTATGCCTAAAAATACACAGATTTCTGTTGTAGAAATTGGAGCAAATCAAGAAAAAGAAATACAAAAAATGTGTTCTATTATTCATCCAAACTATGGATATATAACAAACTTCGGAAAAGCTCATCTGGAAGGATTTAAAAATATAAAAGGAGTGATTCGTGGAAAATTGGAATTGTATAATTTTTTAAAAAAAAACAAAAAAAAAGTTTTTGTAAATGGAGATGACGCTATTCAATTAATTCATAGTTTAGGTATGGATAGATATATTTTTTCGGAAAGAATTAATTCGGATGTAGATGTTCCTATTAAATATTTTTGGAAAAATACCGATTTAAAATCGGTATTATGTATTAAAGATATGAAAATAGTTTCTTCATTGGTCGGTCCTTATAATTTGTATAATATAGCTTCTGCTATAACTATAGGAAATTATTTTAAAGTTCCTTTAAAAAAAATAAAAGAAGCTGTAGAAGACTATATCCCCAATAATTATCGTTCTCAAATTTTAGAGAAAAAAAATGTAAAAATTATAGTAGATTGTTATAATGCAAATCCTAGCAGTATGAGAGAAACTCTTACCTTTTTTAATAAAATTAAAGGAAATAAAATAGCTATATTAGGAGATATGTTAGAATTGGGGGCTTTTTCTAAGAAAGAACATGCGAAAATCATTTCATTTTTAGAAAAAAGCGATATAAATACAATTTTCTTAATTGGAGAAATATTTTCTTCTACAAATAGAAATTCCTCTAATAGAATCCAAAGATTTTCTCATAAAAATATTTTTATTCAATGGATAAAAATAAATTCTCTAAAAGCAGATTATATCTTAATTAAAGGATCTAGAAAAAATTCCTTAGAAAGTCTGATTCATTTCATATAAATACTTTAGAAAGTCTGATTCATTTGTAGATTTATATCTTAAAGATTAAATTTGTATTACGATAATTTCATAAATTTGATGAAAGAAATTACCACAGAAACTTACTTAAAGTGGTTTCAAGATATGTCTTTTTGGAGAAAATTTGAGGACAAATGTCGTTCTCTATACTTAAAACGAAAAATTAGAGGATTTTTACATCTATACAATGGACAAGAAGCACTTCCTGCTGGTTTGATTCATGCTATGGATATGTCTAAAGATAATATAATTACCGCTTATAGATGTCATATTTTACCTATTTCTATGGGAGTGAATCCAAAAAAAGTTATGGCAGAACTCCTAGGAAAGGTCACAGGGACTTCTCATGGAATGGGAGGGTCTATGCACATTTTTAGCAAAAAATATCGTTTTTATGGTGGACATGGAATTGTAGGAGGACAAATTCCCCTAGGAGCTGGAATTGCTTTCGCAGATAAATATTTTAATAGAGATGCAGTTACGCTTACACTTATGGGAGATGGGGCCGTTAGACAAGGGGCTTTCCATGAAACTTTGAACATGGCTATGATATGGAAACTTCCTGTTGTTTTTATATGTGAAAATAATCAATATGCCATGGGCACCTCTGTAAAAAGAAGTACAAATATAGAAGAAATTTATAAAATTGGTCATTCGTATGGAATGCCATCTTTTCCTGTAGATGGAATGGATCCTGAAAAAATAGCTAAAGCGGCTTATACAGCTATTGAAAGAGCTAGAAGTGGAAATGGATCAACTTTTTTAGATATTAAAACTTACAGATATAGGGGACATTCTATGTCTGATTCTGAATCATATCGAAGTAAAGAAGAAGTTCATTCCTATAAAAAAAAGGATCCCATTTTGAAATTGAAAAAAATCATTATACAAAATAAGTGGGAAACTATAGAAAGATTAAATTCTATTGAAAATAAAATAAAAGAAGAAGTAGATTCTTGTGTAGAATTTGCAGAAAAATCTGATGATCCTTCTTTAGAACATATGTATAATGTTGTTTATAAAGAATCAAATTATCCTTTTTTGGATAAAGTGATCCCTTTCTGATTTTATTAGGTTACTTTAAATATCTGAAAAATCATGGCGGAAATAATATCCATGCCCCAATTGAGTGATACAATGGAAGAGGGGACTGTAATTAAATGGAATAAAAAAGTAGGAGACAAAGTGTCCGAAGGAGATATTTTAGCAGAAATTGAAACGGATAAAGCTACTCAAGATTTTGAAATTGATGTTAGTGGAATTCTCCTTTTTATTGGCGTAGAAGAAGGAGGAAAAACACGTGTCAATGATATATTAGCCATCATTGGAGAAGAAGGAGAAGATATTAGCCATCTTATTAAAAATTCAAAAGAAAAAATAGAGGAGAAAAAGGTAGAAAAAATCCTTTCTAATGAAAATAGAAAGAAGAAGAAAGACAGGGTTTTTATCTCTCCTTTAGCAAAAAATATGGCTAAAAAAATAGGAATTTCTATCAAAAAGATAAAAGGAAGTGGAGATTACGGTCGGATCATTAAAAGAGATATTGAAACATACGAAAAAACATTAGATGATAATAATAGAAAAATAATCCATGATAAAATGAATGAAAAACGGGTCGTTCTTTCTTCTATGAGAAGAAAAATAGCTGAACATTTAACTCATTCTAAATTTACAGCTCCTCACTATTATCTTATTATTGAAATTGATGTAGAAAAAATGATCCAATTAAGAAAAGATTTAAATGAAAAACTCTCTATGGAAGAAAAAATTTCTTTTAATGATATTATTATTAAAGCAGTTGCAATTTCTTTGAAAAAGAATCCTAATGTAAATGTTTCATGGAAAAAAGAAGAAATAATTTATCATTCTTTCATTAATATTGGAGTAGCCGTAGCAGTAAAAGAAGGATTAATTGTTCCAGTGATTCACAATGCGGATAAAAAATCATTACTACAAATATCCCAAGAAATCAAAGACAAAGTTTTACGTTCAAAGTCTAGAAAAATAAAGCCTGAAGAGATAGAAAATAGTACATTTACCGTTTCAAATCTAGGAATGTACGGAATAGAATTTTTTACTTCTATTATTAATATTCCTAATTCTTCTATTCTTTCTATAGGAACCATTACAGAAAAACCTATTGTAAAAAATTCAGAGATTTTAATCGGATATGTCATGAAAGTGACTTTATCTTGTGATCATAGGATAATAGATGGATCTATAGGAAGTAATTTTCTTCAGCATTTAAAAAACCTGTTAGAAGATCCAATCCTCATATTAATTTAATTTATTTTTTGTAAATTTCCAGGAAATAATCATTGGAAATAAAAATATGGCTATGGTAAGAAATGAAAAAAAACTATCCAAAAAAAATTTTTTTTTCGAGAAAATGGAATGTATAAAAGGAGATAATAAAAGTTTGATCCCAAGTAAAAAAATTACGGAAAATGCTGAATTTTTTAAAAATGGATATAACTCCAATAGTTTCACAAATCCTTGAGCTGCAAATCTCATAGAGAAGATTCCTATAAAAACCCCTAAAAAAATTAATAAAAAGTTTTCTGATAAAGCTACAGCAGCAAATAGATTATCTATCGAAAAAGCTAAATCCATTATTTCTATAGAAAGAAGAACCATCCAAAAAGAATTTCTAAGTTTTCTCTCTTTCTTTTTTTTAATAGAAGAATTTTTGGATGAAAAAAAATAATTTAATCCAAGATAAATCAAATAGAGTCCTCCTAATGGTTTTAACCACCAAATTTTAATTAAAAAAGAAGCGCATAAAAGCGCAATTCCTCTGAAAAAATAAGCTCCAAAAATTCCGTATTTCAAAGCTTTTTTTCTATCTTCTTTTTTCAAATCCATAATCATAGAAGCTAGCACAGCAGCATTATCTATTGATAAAATACTTTCTATAAGAAATAAATTTCCTATAATGGAAATGGAAATGAGAGGATTTTCCACTATATCTATAATAGAATTTAAGAAAAAGTTCTTCATTTTGACTATTAAAAACCTTATAATCTTCTGTATTCTCTAGTAGTTTTTAAATTTGAATATTGATTCCGTCAATAGTTATTTCCTCTTTATTATAATATATGTCCAGGATACATGACGAAATAAAATTTCATTTTTAACATGATAATTAGTATTCAAGATTTCAACAATACGTTCTGTATTTGAATATTCGATATGGAATTAAAAGTTTTCCTCCATTTACAACACAAGCGGAAAGTTTTCTTTGACATTATTAAAAATATTTCTAATTTTTGTAGAATTTAAAGTTTTTTCTATCACAGAAAACAATTTTCTTAATTGATTTTTAGCTTCTATAGCATTATGTTTTAAACTTTTACCTATACCGATGAGAGATATGAAAGTCCCCATTATTAGAAAAAATGCCAATAAAGTTAACTGAAATAGGAGAACTAATGATGTTGGCTAAATAATTCACCATAAATCCTTCTATTTCATTTACATCATTAGATCATCTTGACATTAATTATCAGAAAAGTAAAGACAATCCTTTCTGATGAACATCCTTCCGAATATTTCTGACTATAGATGTTCTGATTTCTATCATGAAATATTCAGCTAAATACTTTTAAATATATTACGAATAAAAAAAGATTCCAATCGTTTTGATTTTTCCATATTTAATTTATATGAGAAAATTTCTATATAGTCATGAAAATTTTTTTGAATAAAATTAAAATAACCATGTTTTTTTATCAGAAATTTCTAATAAAATACTCAATACAGGAGAAATAAATATTATTGATATGACTGAAAATAAAGAGTGTAAAAAATTACATGATATATTAAGAATATAATGATCTTTATAAAATTTTGAGTAAGTTAAAATTTTTCCAAGTGCATTAATTTCTTTAAGTACACTGAACAAAGATAATTATAAAATTTTATAAGTAAACGAATAGAAAAATATTCAAAGATTTATTTCATCTCTATTTTTTATATTTTTACCGTAAAACCATGTAAATAGAATGCGTATAAAAAATTCTTTTACGATTTTTATCGTCTCCTCACTTACTGTTATTTGTTTTTACTACATTCTTTTTAGCCTGTATTTTTATAAATTAGAAAGGAATGCTGATGTATATTCTAAAGGAAACTTAGAAATCAAAAAAAAATATCTTGAATCCAAAAAAAGAATAGGATTTTTAAAATATAATCATTCTAACGCAAGAAATAAAGTTTTAAATCTAGGCCTAGATTTAAAAGGAGGAATCAGCTTGATTTTAGAAATATCTGAAAAAGATCTATTAAAAAAATTTTCTAATAATTCCAAAAATCCTATTTTTTTAAAAGCATTAAATCATGCAGATCAGGAAAAAGAAAAAAATCCTAATGTAGATTATTTTTCTTCTTTCCTAAATTTTTTTTATAAAAATAAAAAAAAATTCCAAACGGATTTTTCTATTTCTGATTTTTTTGTAAATAGATCTTATGTAGATGAAATCAACTATACAGATAGAGAACTTGAACAAGTGATTAGAAAAAAACTAGAATCATCTATTTCGGATACTTATGATATTCTTATATCTAGAATGGATAAATTTGGGGTAGTCCAACCAAATGTGCAAAGAATCAAAAAATCCAATCGGATTTTAATAGAACTACCTGGAATAGAAAATATAGATAGAGTAAAAAATATTTTACGAAAAAGAGCAGAATTACACTTTTTAGAAATATACAATTTTCAAGAAATTTTTCCTTTTTTTGAAAGGATAAATAAAATTTATTCAAAAAATGAAAAATTAGAACGAGTTGAACCGAATAATTTATCCTATGAAAGAAAAACTAAGTCTTTCATAAAAATGTTAAATATTTCCAAAATAAAAAAAATGGATAATAATCTTTTTCTAGTAGGATTAGTCCATAAGAAAGAGATGAACAAGATTACCGATTTTTTAAACTCTATGGACGTAATGGAATATCTTCCATATACATTACGAAATGTAAAATTTTTATGGGGAGCTAAAACTTATCAAGAGAATCAGGAAAAATATGTTCCGTTATTTGCTGTAAAAGAAGAAAATAATTCCTTGGATGGGGATATGATTACTAGTGCATATAAATCTTTTGGCCCTCTTAA
Encoded here:
- the rpsO gene encoding 30S ribosomal protein S15 codes for the protein MYLNAEKKKEIFQTYGTSVFDTGSPKSQVALFTYRINHLSKHLKNNQKDFNTERALVRLVGKRKKLLKYIEKKDINSYKKIIQLLGLRK
- a CDS encoding polyribonucleotide nucleotidyltransferase; this encodes MPDTLKEIISLEDGFPIVIETGKIARQADGAAIVRSKNTILLATVVVSKEIKNEINFLPLTIDYREKYSASGKIPGGFIKREGRPSDEEILTMRLVDRVLRPTFSESFRNEIQIMISLLSYDQTVLPNELAGLAASTALSIAGVPFNGPISEIRIIRINGKFIINPSLDQLEKADIDLIVGASEHSIIMIEGEMKEISEKEFLQAINMAHNAIKPQIEAQKKLVKKIPKNRFFNFQENNRIIINPSLEKEFLEKELFSFSYEKIYRIYKDFLDKKTRSIQEKIILNNFKKELSIEEREKNEIFIDQYYEEIKKRVVRHMILEEGIRLDGRKNQQIRPIWSMVDYLPGVHGSALFSRGETQSLTTVTLGSSLDANKIDNVIMENQERFYLHYNFPPFSTGEIRPIRGVSRREIGHGNLAQRALKNVIPDNNPYTIRVVSDILESNGSSSMATVCAASLALMDAGIAIENPVSGISMGLFTDKEKKVILSDIMGEEDGFGELDFKITGTKNGITACQMDVKKIQGLTNDLLNQILMQALEGRQFILKKMLETLPKYRNQQKPNAPKIYTFNIPKDFIGSVIGPGGKVIQEIQSCTDTSILIEEKGDMGAIEIIGKDYKKMKKAINRIKEITFVPEIGKVYKAKVKSIKDFGAFVEISKGVEGLLHISEIGWKRLNNIEDELHIGDIIEVKFMGIDDKNKKIKLSRKVLLPRSKN
- a CDS encoding sigma-70 family RNA polymerase sigma factor, which gives rise to MRQLKITKQVTNRESESLDKYLHEIGKIPLLTPEEEVEYARRAREGDSSAIEKLVNANLRFVVSVAKQYQNQGLSLCDLINEGNLGLIKGILRFDETRGFKCISYVVWWIRQAILQAIAEQSRSIRQPTNKLALLNKILKTLAQLEQELQRTPSAREIAEHLDMNEKDVEESIKNSGRHVSMDAPLIDGEDSNLYDLVRSDESPRPDEHLERESLRKDIKRILETLSERERRVIILHFGLNGSPPMTLEEVGQSCDLTRERVRQIESIALKRLKHSSRSKILKPYLG
- the tpiA gene encoding triose-phosphate isomerase, which produces KIVIANWKMNHDFYETTSFLRNLLKIFFEKKINNKKKIIIAPSFPFLHISNQILQGSSLSLAAQNICLMENGSYTGEVSASMLKSIGIHKVILGHSERRKYFYETNDILLKKIKIALKYSFHIIFCIGETALEREKNEQFLIVKKQLEETVFHCSSLEEISYFIIAYEPIWAIGTGKTATSEEAQTMHRYIRSLFLDKYGEKVSKKMSILYGGSINDFNARNLFSQEDIDGGLVGNSSLEIEKFLKIIQS
- a CDS encoding DUF1599 domain-containing protein — protein: MNHISIDFLMKKCEELFKEKLKIYDLSWKKIKISSIIDQIFIKVVRIQNIQERGFQEVEEEKVIDTFIDVINYIIITLIKLNIDFKKKVSHSEVMNIYIQKFSKIKELYDDNNQKESISIENLLEEILYLKQKKTKILYKKLENICL
- the folP gene encoding dihydropteroate synthase gives rise to the protein MTINCGGTLLCFKEPKIMGIVNLTPDSFYDGGKFKSELHMLRHVENLLQEGSDFIDVGGCSTRPWSKFSTEEEEIKRVIPSIRSILKTFPNTRISIDTFRSKVARIAVEEGVLIINDVSGGNLDKKMFSVLSEFRIPYVLCHMKGIPFNMQKKPCYQNPIIEINNFFSRKIALLKKYGINDIILDPGFGFGKTLQQNFQLLKHLSLLGFGDYLILVGVSRKSMIQKVLSISSEESLNSTSIIHTIALLKKANFLRVHDVKEAVECIKLVQYYNRNRI